From the Acetonema longum DSM 6540 genome, one window contains:
- a CDS encoding helix-turn-helix domain-containing protein: protein MEISETLGGKIKQLRQLRQNLTQEALADILQVDRSTLASWEINRREPDVATLCRIADFFKVSVDWLVGYKPAKAALTSESSFIQENGCAYPSAEDPGWEKVIAAARQYGLEPDIVQQLIELNAKIALSLKRES, encoded by the coding sequence ATGGAGATTTCGGAAACCCTGGGCGGTAAAATTAAGCAGCTGCGTCAATTACGGCAAAATTTAACACAAGAGGCTTTAGCCGACATACTGCAGGTAGACCGTTCCACGCTGGCTTCCTGGGAAATAAACCGCCGGGAGCCGGATGTTGCCACTCTATGCCGCATCGCCGATTTTTTTAAGGTGAGCGTCGATTGGCTGGTTGGCTATAAACCGGCAAAGGCAGCCTTAACGTCTGAGTCCAGTTTTATTCAGGAGAACGGCTGCGCTTACCCGTCGGCGGAAGATCCCGGCTGGGAAAAGGTCATTGCCGCCGCTCGGCAATACGGGCTGGAACCGGATATCGTACAGCAGTTAATTGAATTAAATGCCAAAATCGCATTGTCGCTGAAAAGAGAAAGTTAG
- a CDS encoding two-component system sensor histidine kinase NtrB produces MFVKLAENLKPPPKRIGTHYGKTRIAAGRVCRQELIGQIAIGVAHEIRNPLTVIKGYLQFLEHKPASRLPETLDIILQEVDRIEALLADFISVARNKAIVKKPENLNRILEEYYPVMAAYAASYSIAVELSLGERIPVLDLSQPEIQQLVMHLVRNGVEAMPAAGRLAVGTVREAGVVVLYIRDEGIGIPAEQLERIFDPFYTTKAGSTGLGLAIVLGIAERHQGKIEILSQVNVGTTLRILFPISRAQL; encoded by the coding sequence GTGTTCGTGAAGCTTGCAGAAAATCTTAAACCGCCGCCCAAGCGGATAGGGACCCATTACGGTAAAACCCGCATAGCGGCAGGCCGGGTCTGCCGACAGGAACTGATCGGCCAAATTGCCATTGGGGTGGCCCATGAAATCAGAAATCCACTTACGGTGATCAAAGGATACTTGCAGTTTTTGGAACACAAACCGGCATCGCGGCTGCCGGAAACACTGGATATCATATTGCAGGAAGTGGACCGGATTGAGGCTTTGCTTGCCGATTTCATATCCGTGGCACGGAATAAGGCAATCGTTAAAAAACCGGAAAATTTGAACCGGATTCTGGAAGAGTATTATCCGGTCATGGCGGCATATGCAGCCAGCTATTCCATCGCCGTTGAACTAAGCCTGGGGGAGCGCATTCCCGTACTGGATTTAAGCCAGCCGGAGATTCAGCAGTTGGTCATGCATCTGGTGCGCAACGGGGTGGAAGCCATGCCGGCAGCCGGCCGGTTAGCGGTGGGAACGGTCCGTGAAGCCGGCGTTGTTGTACTGTATATCCGTGATGAGGGGATAGGCATTCCGGCGGAGCAACTGGAAAGGATTTTTGATCCCTTTTACACCACCAAAGCCGGCAGTACCGGCCTTGGCTTGGCCATCGTCCTCGGCATTGCCGAAAGGCATCAGGGGAAGATTGAAATCTTATCCCAAGTCAATGTTGGCACTACCTTGCGTATATTATTTCCAATTTCACGGGCACAGTTATAA